A region of Longimicrobium sp. DNA encodes the following proteins:
- a CDS encoding FKBP-type peptidyl-prolyl cis-trans isomerase has protein sequence MRARYFLAFAALCAVAAACENDPLVPQCEEITTSVARTNGDTVTTASGLRYLEVQAGTGPALETCRGVSLRYVLMLQSGAVVDSLETGQALTFMLGREGERFIPGFEEGLIGMKAGGQRRLIVPPGLGYGAQVLPARPPLFAGAPANSTLIFDVRVQQVEAP, from the coding sequence CGCCGTCGCGGCCGCCTGCGAGAACGACCCGCTCGTTCCGCAGTGCGAGGAGATCACCACCTCCGTGGCTCGCACCAATGGCGACACGGTGACCACCGCCAGCGGGCTGCGCTACCTGGAGGTGCAGGCGGGGACCGGGCCCGCCCTGGAGACTTGCCGGGGCGTGAGCCTGCGCTACGTCCTGATGCTGCAGAGCGGCGCCGTGGTCGACAGCCTGGAGACTGGCCAGGCGCTCACCTTCATGCTGGGACGCGAAGGCGAGCGCTTCATCCCGGGCTTCGAGGAAGGGCTGATCGGGATGAAGGCCGGCGGGCAGCGGCGGCTGATCGTTCCCCCCGGGCTTGGGTACGGCGCACAGGTGCTCCCCGCGCGTCCGCCGCTGTTCGCGGGTGCTCCGGCCAACTCCACCCTGATCTTCGACGTCCGGGTGCAGCAGGTGGAGGCGCCGTAA
- a CDS encoding V4R domain-containing protein, which translates to MPKTQAIRGATESTPSVTPLFPLLLLETLRDMDRPEEVLEGEDLTASMPRRLGLSDVVYVQIHRFREEVRRKRLQTAATVEDLIRLVIKRHDADEIFQEAGRRVARRFWQERSRAARRLVRLLPPALALRSARNAAQRLFRQMQGTAWLEVRGKPPTVRMVSPMTFRADPGGAACAFYAGALSELLREYTGRDHDVAHLHCQARGADACEWGTG; encoded by the coding sequence ATGCCCAAGACGCAAGCCATCCGCGGGGCCACCGAGAGCACGCCCAGCGTGACCCCCCTCTTTCCGCTGCTCCTGCTGGAGACGCTCCGCGACATGGACCGTCCGGAGGAGGTGCTGGAAGGGGAGGACCTTACGGCCAGCATGCCGCGCCGCCTGGGGCTGAGCGACGTGGTCTACGTGCAGATCCACCGCTTCCGCGAGGAGGTGCGCCGCAAGCGCCTGCAGACCGCCGCCACGGTGGAGGACCTGATCCGCCTGGTGATCAAGCGCCACGACGCGGACGAGATCTTCCAGGAGGCGGGCCGCCGGGTGGCGCGCCGCTTCTGGCAGGAGCGCTCCAGGGCCGCCCGCCGCCTGGTGCGCCTCCTTCCCCCGGCCCTGGCCCTGCGCAGCGCCCGCAACGCCGCCCAGCGCCTCTTCCGGCAGATGCAGGGCACGGCGTGGCTGGAGGTGCGCGGCAAGCCCCCCACGGTGCGCATGGTGAGCCCCATGACCTTTCGCGCCGACCCCGGCGGAGCCGCCTGCGCCTTCTACGCCGGCGCCCTCTCCGAGCTCCTGCGCGAGTACACGGGCAGGGACCACGACGTGGCGCACCTGCACTGCCAGGCCCGGGGCGCGGATGCTTGCGAGTGGGGAACCGGGTGA
- the arfB gene encoding alternative ribosome rescue aminoacyl-tRNA hydrolase ArfB yields MSDDGLIAVNDGLWIPRSELTYRATRSGGPGGQHVNTSSTRVELLWDVGASPSITEEQRELIRTKLANRISGEGTLLLAASEHRSQHQNKEAVTGRFADLLRAALIVPKKRKKTRPPRGASEARLRAKKQRSQVKKMRSGPIEE; encoded by the coding sequence ATGAGCGACGATGGCCTGATCGCGGTCAACGATGGGCTGTGGATCCCACGCTCGGAGCTGACCTACCGCGCCACGCGTTCGGGGGGCCCGGGCGGACAGCACGTCAACACCAGCTCCACGCGCGTGGAGCTGCTGTGGGACGTGGGCGCATCGCCCAGCATCACGGAGGAGCAGCGCGAGCTGATCCGTACCAAGCTCGCCAACCGCATCAGCGGTGAGGGGACGCTCCTGCTGGCCGCGAGCGAGCACCGCAGCCAGCACCAGAACAAGGAAGCGGTCACCGGCCGCTTCGCCGACCTGCTGCGCGCGGCGCTGATCGTCCCCAAGAAGCGCAAGAAGACGCGCCCGCCCCGCGGCGCCAGCGAGGCGCGCCTGCGCGCGAAGAAGCAGCGCTCGCAGGTGAAGAAGATGAGGTCGGGGCCGATCGAGGAGTGA
- a CDS encoding HIT domain-containing protein gives MADPNQNPTCVFCRIIGGDETVSIIHEDEEVIAFLDVQPLHRGHVLVVPKAHYKNLFYVPEELATRTFAVAKRILPGLRRATGCRAVNLFSPNGADGGQDVFHFHLHLIPVPHGAPFPLQLPDPDAEVPSRSELDVMATHISRSIHDESDAEAAMPAGPTLPVEAGLPR, from the coding sequence GTGGCCGATCCCAACCAGAACCCCACCTGCGTCTTCTGCCGCATCATCGGCGGCGACGAGACGGTGAGCATCATCCACGAGGACGAAGAGGTGATCGCCTTCCTGGACGTGCAGCCGCTGCACCGCGGCCACGTGCTGGTGGTGCCCAAGGCGCACTACAAGAACCTCTTCTACGTGCCGGAGGAGCTGGCGACGCGCACGTTCGCGGTGGCCAAGCGCATCCTTCCCGGGCTGCGGCGCGCCACGGGGTGCCGCGCGGTCAACCTCTTCTCCCCCAACGGGGCGGACGGCGGGCAGGACGTCTTCCACTTCCACCTGCACCTGATTCCGGTGCCGCACGGGGCCCCCTTCCCCCTCCAGCTTCCCGATCCCGACGCCGAGGTGCCGTCGCGCTCGGAGCTGGACGTGATGGCCACGCACATCAGCCGCTCCATCCACGACGAGAGCGACGCCGAGGCCGCCATGCCCGCCGGGCCGACGCTCCCGGTGGAA